Proteins from one Streptomyces sp. NBC_00390 genomic window:
- a CDS encoding ABC transporter ATP-binding protein, with the protein MYELSGVTKRYRRGKESVTALDGVDLTIEDGGRLVIQGPTGGGKSTLLQMLGGLDRPTQGSVVLDGTDLATLPEARLTRVRAEKIGFVFQSFNLIPTLTAQENVETALVPLGLRAKERRSRAAEALGSVGLGERGGHLPGELSGGQQQRVAIARALVKRPAVLLADEPTGNLDESMRDEVMEVLEGLWREHAFTFVLVTHDSTLARKATRLATIKKGRVSVTEGAGAGAGAA; encoded by the coding sequence ATGTATGAGCTCAGTGGCGTCACCAAGCGCTACCGGCGGGGCAAGGAGTCGGTGACCGCGCTGGACGGCGTGGACCTGACGATCGAGGACGGCGGGCGGCTGGTGATCCAGGGCCCGACAGGCGGCGGCAAGTCGACGCTGCTCCAGATGCTGGGCGGGCTGGACCGGCCGACGCAGGGGAGCGTCGTCCTGGACGGGACGGATCTCGCGACGCTGCCGGAGGCGAGGCTCACGAGGGTCCGGGCGGAGAAGATCGGCTTCGTGTTCCAGAGCTTCAACCTGATCCCGACACTGACGGCGCAGGAGAACGTCGAGACGGCGCTCGTGCCGCTGGGGCTGCGGGCCAAGGAGCGGCGTTCCCGGGCGGCGGAGGCGCTGGGGTCGGTGGGCCTGGGAGAGCGCGGAGGCCATCTGCCCGGCGAGCTGTCGGGCGGGCAGCAGCAGCGGGTGGCGATCGCGCGGGCACTGGTGAAGAGGCCGGCGGTGCTGCTGGCGGACGAGCCGACGGGGAACCTCGACGAGTCGATGCGGGACGAGGTGATGGAGGTGCTGGAGGGGTTGTGGCGGGAGCACGCGTTCACGTTCGTGCTGGTCACGCATGATTCGACGCTGGCGCGGAAGGCGACGAGGCTGGCGACGATCAAGAAGGGGCGGGTGTCGGTGACGGAGGGAGCGGGAGCGGGGGCGGGGGCGGCGTAG
- the murQ gene encoding N-acetylmuramic acid 6-phosphate etherase, protein MPSRYDELRAQLAALTTEAFRPELADIDRLPTLEIARIMNAEDATVPASVAAQLPAIAAAIDGTAERMSRGGRLIYAGAGTAGRLGVLDASECPPTFNTDPSEVVGLIAGGPTAMVKASEGAEDSKELAAADLDELKLTADDTVLGISASGRTPYAIGAVEHARALGALTIGLSCNADSALGAAADHPIEVVVGPELLTGSTRLKAGTAQKLVLNMISTITMIRLGKTYGNLMVDVRASNDKLRARSRHIVSLATGATDAEIESALAATDGEVKNAILTLLAGVDAETASRLLKESAGHLRAALTASGQA, encoded by the coding sequence ATGCCCTCCAGGTACGACGAACTCCGCGCCCAGCTGGCCGCCCTCACCACCGAGGCGTTCCGTCCCGAGCTCGCCGACATCGACCGGCTCCCGACGCTCGAGATCGCACGGATCATGAACGCCGAGGACGCGACCGTGCCCGCCTCGGTGGCCGCGCAGCTTCCCGCCATCGCCGCCGCGATCGACGGGACCGCCGAGCGCATGTCCCGCGGTGGCCGGCTGATCTACGCGGGCGCGGGCACGGCGGGCCGCCTGGGCGTGCTGGACGCGAGCGAGTGCCCGCCCACGTTCAACACCGACCCGTCGGAGGTCGTCGGCCTGATCGCGGGCGGCCCGACGGCCATGGTCAAGGCGTCCGAGGGCGCGGAGGACAGCAAGGAGCTGGCGGCGGCGGACCTGGACGAGCTGAAGCTCACGGCGGACGACACCGTGCTCGGCATCTCGGCGTCGGGCCGCACGCCGTACGCCATCGGCGCGGTGGAGCACGCCCGTGCGCTGGGCGCGCTGACGATCGGGCTGTCCTGCAACGCGGACAGTGCGCTGGGCGCGGCGGCGGACCACCCCATCGAGGTGGTCGTCGGCCCCGAACTGCTCACCGGATCCACCCGGTTGAAGGCGGGGACGGCACAGAAGCTGGTCCTCAACATGATCTCGACGATCACGATGATCCGCCTCGGCAAGACGTACGGAAACCTGATGGTCGACGTCCGCGCCTCCAACGACAAGCTGCGCGCCCGCTCCCGCCACATCGTGTCGCTGGCGACGGGCGCGACGGACGCGGAGATCGAATCGGCACTGGCCGCGACGGACGGCGAGGTCAAGAACGCGATCCTGACGCTGCTGGCCGGGGTGGACGCGGAGACGGCGTCGCGCCTGCTGAAGGAGAGCGCGGGCCACCTGCGCGCGGCACTGACGGCGTCGGGCCAGGCCTGA
- a CDS encoding MurR/RpiR family transcriptional regulator translates to MTNPVKEIFKGEAPPAPAALAAKVRTLSPSMTRSMQRVAEAVADDPAGCAALTVTGLAELTGTSEATVVRTARLLGYPGYRDLRLALAGLAAHQQSGRAPSVTADVAVDDPIADVVTKLAYDEQQTLADTAAGLDTVQLGAAVAAASTARRIDIYGVGASSLVGLDLAQKLLRIGLIAHAHTDPHLAVTNAVQLRSGDVAIAITHSGSTGDVIEPLRVAFDRGATTVAITGRPDGPVTQYADHVLTTSTARESELRPAAMSSRTSQLLVVDCLFIGVAQRTYETAAPALAASYEALAHRHSPRTR, encoded by the coding sequence GTGACCAATCCAGTGAAGGAAATTTTCAAAGGGGAGGCACCACCGGCCCCCGCAGCCCTCGCGGCCAAGGTGCGCACGCTCTCGCCGTCCATGACCCGCTCCATGCAGCGGGTCGCCGAAGCCGTCGCCGACGACCCGGCAGGCTGCGCGGCCCTCACGGTCACCGGTCTCGCCGAGCTCACGGGCACCAGCGAGGCGACCGTGGTCCGCACCGCCCGGCTGCTCGGCTATCCCGGCTACCGCGACCTGCGCCTGGCGCTCGCCGGTCTCGCCGCCCACCAGCAGTCCGGCCGCGCCCCGTCCGTCACGGCGGACGTCGCGGTCGACGACCCGATCGCCGACGTCGTCACCAAGCTGGCGTACGACGAGCAGCAGACCCTCGCCGACACCGCCGCCGGTCTGGACACCGTGCAGCTCGGCGCGGCCGTCGCCGCCGCGTCGACCGCACGCCGCATCGACATCTACGGGGTGGGTGCGTCCTCCCTGGTCGGCCTGGACCTCGCCCAGAAACTCCTGCGCATCGGACTGATCGCGCACGCCCACACCGACCCGCACCTCGCCGTGACGAATGCGGTGCAGCTCCGTTCCGGCGACGTCGCCATCGCGATCACCCACTCCGGCTCCACCGGCGACGTGATCGAGCCGCTGCGGGTCGCCTTCGACCGGGGGGCGACGACGGTCGCGATCACCGGCCGCCCGGACGGCCCCGTGACGCAGTACGCCGACCATGTACTGACCACCTCCACCGCCCGCGAGAGCGAGCTGCGGCCGGCGGCGATGTCCTCGCGCACCAGCCAACTGCTCGTTGTGGACTGCCTGTTCATAGGCGTGGCACAGCGTACGTACGAGACGGCGGCCCCCGCCCTCGCCGCGTCGTACGAGGCTCTGGCGCACCGCCACAGCCCGCGCACGCGCTGA
- a CDS encoding DUF4031 domain-containing protein, whose product MTVYIDPPTWPGHGRMWSHMVSDVSFEELHAFAAGIGCPPRAFERDHYDVPSHRYGDAVAAGAVEIGSKELVRRITVAGLRRPKNRPA is encoded by the coding sequence GTGACGGTCTATATCGACCCGCCGACCTGGCCGGGGCACGGTCGCATGTGGTCCCACATGGTCAGCGATGTGTCGTTCGAGGAGCTGCACGCGTTCGCGGCGGGGATCGGCTGCCCGCCGCGCGCCTTCGAACGCGACCACTACGACGTCCCGTCGCACAGGTACGGGGACGCGGTGGCGGCGGGCGCGGTCGAGATCGGCTCCAAGGAGCTCGTACGCCGTATCACGGTCGCGGGGCTTCGCAGGCCCAAGAACCGTCCCGCGTAA
- a CDS encoding Uma2 family endonuclease, which translates to MTAAMAENAQTPRRRQWDDLLQAWRELDVPEGWRAEIDEGQIVLVPPPHAHHNGIAAKVQRVLYRSLPDELEVYQTLGIHIAPLDKLYVPDLVVMPTEVIAAVAPETNDPVDAAEALLVVEITSKSNAKDDRTKKLWAYAHAPVPTYLLIDRFDEHGPTATLFTQPQNGAYKHAERVPFGDQVKLPEPFDAVLDTSAFPG; encoded by the coding sequence ATGACCGCCGCGATGGCCGAGAACGCCCAGACGCCTCGCCGCCGCCAGTGGGACGACCTCCTGCAGGCATGGCGCGAGCTGGACGTGCCCGAGGGGTGGCGCGCGGAGATCGACGAAGGGCAGATCGTCTTGGTACCACCGCCCCATGCGCACCACAACGGCATCGCCGCCAAGGTGCAGCGAGTGCTCTACCGGAGCCTGCCCGACGAACTCGAGGTGTATCAGACGCTCGGCATCCACATCGCGCCGCTCGACAAGCTCTATGTACCTGACCTGGTCGTGATGCCGACAGAGGTGATCGCCGCCGTCGCACCGGAGACGAACGACCCGGTGGACGCGGCAGAGGCGCTGCTCGTCGTCGAGATCACGTCGAAGAGCAACGCCAAGGACGATCGGACCAAGAAGCTCTGGGCCTACGCGCACGCGCCCGTGCCCACGTACCTGCTGATCGACCGGTTCGACGAGCACGGCCCCACGGCGACTCTGTTCACCCAGCCGCAGAACGGTGCGTACAAGCACGCCGAGCGGGTGCCGTTCGGTGATCAGGTCAAGCTGCCCGAGCCGTTCGACGCCGTTCTGGACACCTCGGCGTTCCCGGGCTGA